A stretch of Endozoicomonas sp. SCSIO W0465 DNA encodes these proteins:
- a CDS encoding DUF6444 domain-containing protein, translating to MIPELPATMSAEILLKENAELRMRVACLEERCRELEEKVGKNSQNSSKPPSSDGYQKPCKNSNSPDHSDDLSADKGTDPSDEKPNPKSLRQSSGNKAGGKKGHQGTCLKQVDIPDYIEYLPVKECNKCSGVSS from the coding sequence ATGATTCCAGAACTACCCGCAACTATGTCGGCTGAGATTCTCTTGAAAGAGAATGCAGAGCTGCGGATGAGAGTTGCCTGTCTGGAAGAGCGATGTCGAGAATTGGAAGAAAAGGTTGGCAAGAACAGTCAAAACAGCAGCAAGCCGCCATCGTCTGATGGTTATCAAAAACCTTGTAAAAACAGTAATTCTCCAGATCATTCTGACGACCTTTCCGCAGATAAAGGTACCGATCCATCGGATGAAAAACCCAATCCTAAAAGTCTGAGACAGTCTTCTGGTAATAAAGCCGGTGGAAAGAAAGGGCATCAGGGCACTTGTCTTAAACAGGTCGATATCCCTGACTATATTGAGTACCTTCCGGTTAAAGAATGCAATAAATGTTCAGGCGTCTCTTCTTGA
- a CDS encoding transposase has product MVHDHWKSYFAYAATHVLCNAHHLRELLGVVDRDSNQLALRLMKLLRLSWHYCKGFKTIGMLQMPSVVCERIEKIYDRLLQRALMKEVVYMEKQREELKRKKVKNTKAYNLFKRLTEFKAETLRFMSDFTIPFDNNGSERDVRMAKLKQKISGCFRSADGGSMFARIRSYLSSARKQGMDIYQSLHRAVRNYCNMPLLSAE; this is encoded by the coding sequence CTGGTTCATGATCATTGGAAATCCTATTTTGCATATGCGGCAACTCACGTACTTTGCAATGCCCATCACCTGAGGGAGCTTTTGGGTGTTGTTGATAGGGACAGCAATCAACTGGCGTTGCGATTGATGAAGCTACTGAGGCTTTCCTGGCATTACTGCAAGGGCTTTAAGACCATAGGTATGCTACAGATGCCAAGTGTTGTCTGTGAACGAATCGAGAAGATTTATGACCGGTTGCTTCAGCGGGCTCTAATGAAAGAAGTCGTCTATATGGAGAAGCAACGAGAGGAGCTTAAGCGCAAGAAAGTCAAGAATACTAAAGCTTACAATCTCTTCAAACGACTCACTGAGTTCAAGGCTGAGACACTGCGCTTCATGTCAGATTTTACCATTCCCTTCGATAACAATGGCAGTGAGCGGGATGTTCGAATGGCCAAGTTAAAGCAGAAAATCTCAGGCTGCTTCAGGAGTGCAGACGGTGGTTCTATGTTTGCACGGATTCGCAGCTATTTGTCGTCTGCCAGAAAACAGGGAATGGACATATATCAATCACTTCATAGAGCTGTTCGGAATTACTGTAATATGCCTTTGCTCAGTGCTGAATAG
- a CDS encoding IS1182 family transposase encodes MSSIKFKDNPADFDQHLMFPSNIFDLLPPDHDCFVFEDIFKHIDTSEVEKQYHHLGQNAYHPRLIISILIYAYSHGVFSSREIERRCNQDLAFMYIAKQHCPNFRVLSDFRKNQATFFKSSFKQSVLLARELQMASLGHIALDGSKFKADSSKHKAMSYARLKAKEAELMAEVEALIKKAETSDSEEDDAYQQETGYSIPEDLQFKQERLEKIQEAKKALEEREQALNPDKPIDDKKQISFADHDARIMGKKGSGYQYSYNAQISVDSDNGIIVGQHISQHANDKQEVKPALEAIAEATDNASIGKMSEDNGYYSGPNLQAFDDANIDAYMATDRQEKPATEGLEDSDRKFVKADFIYHEADDSFTCPAGEKLIYNTASKAKHKSYRVSKDICRDCPLRKRCSGDNKDPGKVIRTDRHEAIRQAMNRKMETKEAKAVYERRKVIAEPPFGQIKNSGFRGFSVRGKEKVAGEFSLVCSAYNFKKIVKSVSTGSIRLEEAKRLKMAA; translated from the coding sequence ATGTCATCAATCAAATTCAAAGATAACCCTGCTGATTTTGACCAGCACCTGATGTTCCCATCGAACATCTTCGACCTGCTGCCACCAGATCATGATTGCTTCGTTTTTGAAGATATCTTCAAGCATATCGACACCTCTGAAGTGGAAAAGCAGTATCACCATCTTGGCCAGAATGCCTACCACCCACGACTGATTATATCGATCCTGATCTATGCCTATAGCCATGGTGTGTTCAGCTCCAGGGAGATTGAACGGCGCTGCAATCAGGACTTGGCTTTCATGTATATCGCCAAACAGCACTGCCCAAATTTCCGGGTGCTCAGTGACTTTCGTAAAAACCAGGCCACCTTTTTTAAAAGCAGTTTCAAACAGAGCGTGCTGCTCGCCCGGGAACTACAGATGGCCTCGCTGGGCCACATCGCTCTTGATGGTTCCAAATTCAAAGCCGACTCATCAAAGCATAAGGCCATGAGCTACGCACGACTTAAGGCCAAAGAAGCTGAATTAATGGCTGAAGTTGAGGCCCTGATTAAAAAAGCCGAAACCAGTGACAGTGAAGAGGACGATGCTTATCAGCAGGAGACTGGCTACAGCATTCCTGAAGACTTGCAATTCAAGCAGGAACGGTTAGAGAAAATCCAGGAGGCCAAAAAAGCGCTTGAAGAACGGGAACAGGCCCTGAATCCCGATAAGCCGATAGACGACAAAAAGCAAATCAGCTTTGCTGATCATGATGCCAGGATCATGGGTAAAAAAGGCAGTGGCTATCAGTACAGTTATAACGCCCAGATCAGCGTCGACAGCGATAATGGTATCATTGTTGGCCAGCACATCAGCCAGCATGCCAATGACAAGCAGGAAGTAAAGCCTGCACTTGAAGCCATTGCAGAAGCAACAGATAACGCGTCCATTGGCAAAATGAGTGAGGATAATGGCTATTACTCAGGGCCCAACCTGCAAGCGTTTGATGATGCGAACATTGACGCTTACATGGCTACGGATCGACAGGAGAAGCCTGCAACAGAGGGACTGGAAGACTCTGACAGAAAGTTTGTCAAAGCGGATTTTATTTACCATGAAGCAGACGACAGCTTTACCTGCCCTGCCGGTGAGAAGCTGATTTATAACACGGCTAGCAAAGCAAAACACAAAAGCTACCGCGTCAGTAAAGATATCTGCCGGGATTGCCCGTTACGTAAAAGGTGCAGTGGTGACAACAAAGACCCGGGGAAAGTGATTCGCACAGACCGCCACGAAGCCATACGCCAGGCGATGAACCGCAAAATGGAAACCAAAGAGGCCAAAGCGGTTTATGAGCGTCGCAAGGTGATTGCGGAACCGCCTTTTGGCCAAATCAAGAACTCAGGATTCAGAGGGTTCAGTGTCCGGGGTAAGGAAAAAGTGGCTGGAGAATTTTCACTGGTCTGCAGTGCTTATAATTTCAAAAAAATTGTCAAATCGGTTTCAACGGGATCAATCCGTCTTGAAGAAGCAAAAAGGCTTAAAATGGCAGCATAA
- a CDS encoding transposase, translating into MSEYFNTLYKMSVSAGTVANFVARTYENLASTEEVIRDALRESSVAGADETGMRAEGSLHWLHVMRDEQWTLYYCLKSEVVRPWTRWHTANICRRSGS; encoded by the coding sequence GTGTCAGAGTATTTTAATACTCTCTATAAAATGAGTGTAAGTGCAGGCACTGTCGCCAATTTTGTGGCCAGAACCTATGAAAATCTGGCTTCTACTGAAGAGGTTATTCGTGACGCCTTGCGGGAATCGTCTGTTGCCGGAGCCGATGAAACGGGTATGCGGGCCGAGGGCTCTTTGCACTGGCTACACGTTATGCGGGATGAACAATGGACGCTCTACTACTGTCTGAAAAGCGAGGTCGTGAGGCCATGGACACGATGGCATACTGCTAACATTTGCAGGCGTTCTGGTTCATGA
- a CDS encoding transposase — MDENQLMTAKDQGIEKGRTVAIDSTVTESDIKPPCDSDLLASSVKEICRLLERGQTLTATPLYEYTHHNRAVKDAARKCIYAGKEERHQHYKKLLQLTRKSRKVLIEATVTLANARQQGQCLLADDADKWQADVDHLLPLVDAIVSQTERRVFKGEKVPAQEKVVSLYEPHTDIIVKDRRQVQYGHKLNLVQGKSRLILDLVIEEGNPADSDQFIPMMERQKEIYGRVPRQTSGDGGYACRANLEKAKAMGISDVAFNKKRGLEVEEMTKSQYVYKTLFRFRAGIEAGISWLKRCFGLSRCHCKSSERFDSHCWLSVVCYNLVILARHPAPS; from the coding sequence TTGGACGAGAACCAGCTAATGACCGCTAAAGATCAGGGTATTGAAAAAGGGCGCACTGTGGCTATTGACAGCACAGTCACCGAATCGGATATCAAACCTCCTTGCGACAGTGATCTTTTAGCCAGTTCCGTTAAAGAAATTTGTCGGCTGCTGGAACGGGGACAAACACTGACAGCGACACCGCTTTATGAATATACCCATCACAACCGAGCCGTAAAAGATGCGGCCAGAAAATGCATCTACGCTGGCAAAGAAGAGCGGCATCAGCATTATAAAAAACTGCTGCAGTTGACCCGAAAATCCCGGAAGGTACTTATCGAAGCTACTGTCACGCTAGCAAACGCCCGTCAGCAGGGGCAGTGTCTCCTGGCTGATGATGCCGACAAGTGGCAGGCCGATGTGGATCACCTGTTACCCCTGGTGGATGCAATAGTCTCCCAGACAGAGCGCAGGGTCTTTAAGGGTGAAAAGGTGCCAGCCCAGGAAAAAGTGGTTAGCCTGTATGAACCCCATACGGATATCATCGTAAAAGACAGGCGGCAAGTACAGTATGGCCATAAACTGAACCTGGTTCAGGGAAAAAGTCGATTGATCCTGGACCTGGTTATTGAGGAAGGTAACCCAGCGGATTCGGACCAATTCATTCCGATGATGGAAAGACAAAAAGAAATTTATGGTCGTGTACCTCGCCAGACAAGCGGTGACGGCGGATACGCGTGTCGCGCTAATTTGGAAAAAGCCAAGGCCATGGGAATCAGCGATGTAGCTTTTAATAAGAAGCGCGGACTTGAAGTCGAAGAGATGACTAAAAGTCAGTATGTGTATAAAACGCTCTTTCGCTTCCGGGCAGGTATTGAAGCGGGAATTTCGTGGCTAAAGAGATGTTTTGGGCTATCACGTTGCCACTGCAAGAGTTCTGAGCGTTTTGATTCTCATTGCTGGTTATCGGTGGTCTGTTACAACCTGGTGATTCTGGCCAGACACCCGGCACCATCCTGA
- a CDS encoding anaerobic C4-dicarboxylate transporter family protein, producing MRAIIAIFGIAWLGDSFFGAHDALLKGSISDLVQSAPWAFAIALFVLSVMVNSQGATTSTLMPLGVALGLPVASLVAMFPAVNGYFFVPNYGPIIAAIDFDSTGTTRIGKYVFNHSFMLPGLMSVVFSVIAGFVFSSIVL from the coding sequence ATGCGGGCAATCATTGCTATCTTCGGTATTGCCTGGCTGGGCGACAGCTTTTTCGGTGCTCACGATGCGCTGCTGAAAGGCAGTATCTCTGACCTGGTTCAAAGTGCTCCATGGGCATTTGCCATCGCACTGTTTGTTCTGTCTGTGATGGTTAACAGCCAGGGTGCAACCACGTCGACACTGATGCCCCTGGGTGTGGCTCTCGGTTTGCCAGTAGCGTCCCTGGTTGCCATGTTCCCGGCGGTTAACGGTTACTTCTTTGTACCTAACTACGGTCCGATCATTGCAGCTATCGACTTTGACAGCACTGGCACGACTCGTATTGGCAAATACGTGTTTAACCACAGCTTTATGCTGCCGGGTCTGATGTCGGTTGTGTTCTCGGTGATTGCCGGTTTTGTTTTCAGCAGCATTGTGCTCTAA
- a CDS encoding DUF6444 domain-containing protein: MIPELPATMSAEILLKENAELRMRVACLEERCRELEEKVGKNSQNSSKPPSSDGYQKPCKNSNSPDHSDDLSADKGTDPSDENPILKV; encoded by the coding sequence ATGATTCCAGAACTACCCGCAACTATGTCGGCTGAGATTCTCTTGAAAGAGAATGCAGAGCTGCGGATGAGAGTTGCCTGTCTGGAAGAGCGATGTCGAGAATTGGAAGAAAAGGTTGGCAAGAACAGTCAAAACAGCAGCAAGCCGCCATCGTCTGATGGTTATCAAAAACCTTGTAAAAACAGTAATTCTCCAGATCATTCTGACGACCTTTCCGCAGATAAAGGTACCGATCCATCGGATGAAAACCCAATCCTAAAAGTCTGA
- a CDS encoding transposase codes for MRKKRNPQCSMELHYVPHEICSQLSGISQWLDAHPQFNDWIYEDLSSGDKQNTGRNGLSAESVLRAALLKQYLNCDYDYLSFVLMDSMLFRDFCRLEPNQRPSRSSLHGLISLLTASTWERINNCQLVLVQKRIRQS; via the coding sequence ATGCGCAAAAAACGCAACCCGCAGTGTAGTATGGAACTCCATTACGTACCTCATGAAATCTGCTCCCAGCTTTCCGGTATCTCGCAATGGCTTGACGCCCATCCACAGTTCAATGACTGGATTTATGAGGACTTAAGTTCTGGTGATAAACAGAACACTGGGCGGAACGGACTATCAGCAGAATCCGTTCTTCGTGCGGCACTCCTGAAACAGTATTTGAATTGTGATTATGACTACTTGTCGTTTGTTTTGATGGACTCCATGCTCTTTCGAGACTTTTGTCGCCTCGAACCAAACCAGCGCCCCAGTCGCTCCAGTTTGCATGGGCTCATCAGCCTTCTTACTGCATCTACATGGGAACGGATTAATAACTGTCAGCTAGTTCTCGTCCAAAAACGCATCAGGCAATCATAA
- a CDS encoding transposase — translation MIIGNPNFAYAATHVLCNAHHLRELLGVVDRDSNQLALRLMKLLRLSWHYCKGFKTIGMLQMPSVVCERIEKIYDRLLQRALMKEVVYMEKQREELKRKKVKNTKAYNLFKRLTEFKAETLRFMSDFTIPFDNNGSERMFEWPSLKQKISGCFRSADGGSMFARIRSYLSSARKQGMDIYQSLHRAVRNYCNMPLLSAE, via the coding sequence ATGATCATTGGAAATCCTAATTTTGCATATGCGGCAACTCACGTACTTTGCAATGCCCATCACCTGAGGGAGCTTTTGGGTGTTGTTGATAGGGACAGCAATCAACTGGCGTTGCGATTGATGAAGCTACTGAGGCTTTCCTGGCATTACTGCAAGGGCTTTAAGACCATAGGTATGCTACAGATGCCAAGTGTTGTCTGTGAACGAATCGAGAAGATTTATGACCGGTTGCTTCAGCGGGCTCTAATGAAAGAAGTCGTCTATATGGAGAAGCAACGAGAGGAGCTTAAGCGCAAGAAAGTCAAGAATACTAAAGCTTACAATCTCTTCAAACGACTCACTGAGTTCAAGGCTGAGACACTGCGCTTCATGTCAGATTTTACCATTCCCTTCGATAACAATGGCAGTGAGCGGATGTTCGAATGGCCAAGTTTAAAGCAGAAAATCTCAGGCTGCTTCAGGAGTGCAGACGGTGGTTCTATGTTTGCACGGATTCGCAGCTATTTGTCGTCTGCCAGAAAACAGGGAATGGACATATATCAATCACTTCATAGAGCTGTTCGGAATTACTGTAATATGCCTTTGCTCAGTGCTGAATAG
- a CDS encoding IS66 family transposase, whose product MRFWTRTSEPVKYIERQVFEPGRPGEFEVTAHRAEVKICTCGCRNQAEFPEGVTAAAQYGSATQAMAVYLNQYHFLPFKRVSEYFNTLYKMSVSAGTVANFVARTYENLASTEEVIRDALRESSVAGADETGMQAEGSLHWLHVMRDEQWTLYYLSEKRGREAMDTMGILLTFAGVLVHDHWKSYFAYAATHVLCNAHHLRELLGVVDRDSNQLALRLMKLLRLSWHYCKGFKTIGMLQMPSVVCERIEKIYDRLLQRALMKEVVYMEKQREELKRKKVKNTKAYNLFKRLTEFKAETLRFMSDFTIPFDNNGSERDVRMAKLKQKISGCFRSADGGSMFARIRSYLSSARKQGMDIYQSLHRAVRNYCNMPLLSAE is encoded by the coding sequence ATGCGTTTTTGGACGAGAACTAGTGAGCCGGTCAAATATATTGAACGACAGGTGTTTGAACCAGGGAGACCGGGTGAATTTGAAGTAACGGCCCATAGAGCTGAAGTAAAAATCTGCACTTGTGGTTGTCGGAATCAGGCTGAATTCCCGGAAGGTGTTACCGCTGCCGCACAATATGGCTCAGCCACACAGGCTATGGCCGTCTATCTTAACCAATACCATTTCCTGCCTTTTAAGCGCGTGTCAGAGTATTTTAATACTCTCTATAAAATGAGTGTAAGTGCAGGCACTGTCGCCAATTTTGTGGCCAGAACCTATGAAAATCTGGCTTCTACTGAAGAGGTTATTCGTGACGCCTTGCGGGAATCGTCTGTTGCCGGAGCCGATGAAACGGGTATGCAGGCCGAGGGCTCTTTGCACTGGCTACACGTTATGCGGGATGAACAATGGACGCTCTACTACTTGTCTGAAAAGCGAGGTCGTGAGGCCATGGACACGATGGGCATACTGCTAACATTTGCAGGCGTTCTGGTTCATGATCATTGGAAATCCTATTTTGCATATGCGGCAACTCACGTACTTTGCAATGCCCATCACCTGAGGGAGCTTTTGGGTGTTGTTGATAGGGACAGCAATCAACTGGCGTTGCGATTGATGAAGCTACTGAGGCTTTCCTGGCATTACTGCAAGGGCTTTAAGACCATAGGTATGCTACAGATGCCAAGTGTTGTCTGTGAACGAATCGAGAAGATTTATGACCGGTTGCTTCAGCGGGCTCTAATGAAAGAAGTCGTCTATATGGAGAAGCAACGAGAGGAGCTTAAGCGCAAGAAAGTCAAGAATACTAAAGCTTACAATCTCTTCAAACGACTCACTGAGTTCAAGGCTGAGACACTGCGCTTCATGTCAGATTTTACCATTCCCTTCGATAACAATGGCAGTGAGCGGGATGTTCGAATGGCCAAGTTAAAGCAGAAAATCTCAGGCTGCTTCAGGAGTGCAGACGGTGGTTCTATGTTTGCACGGATTCGCAGCTATTTGTCGTCTGCCAGAAAACAGGGAATGGACATATATCAATCACTTCATAGAGCTGTTCGGAATTACTGTAATATGCCTTTGCTCAGTGCTGAATAG
- a CDS encoding anaerobic C4-dicarboxylate transporter family protein, with translation MIWLQLAVVILCILVGARIGGIGLGLMGGVGLAILSFVFGIQPTSPPIDVMLMILAVVSAAACMQAAGGMDYLVQMAERILRRNPKRITFIAPAVTYFFTMFAGTGHVAYSVLPVIAEVARRTGVRPERPMSMAVIASQVGIVASPIAAATVAMLTIMSTKYDITLGQILGITIPATIVGLFLAALVSNKLGKELKDDPEFQRRMEDPEFRRKMEETTTVSVAELKPGAKISVLLFLLGAVMVVVMGAIPALRPQFNGSAMSMAHTIEIIMLAVSALIVWLGKADVGEASRGDVFLGGCPRTSY, from the coding sequence ATGATCTGGCTGCAGTTGGCCGTCGTGATTCTGTGCATCCTGGTGGGTGCACGTATCGGGGGTATCGGTCTTGGTTTGATGGGTGGTGTTGGTCTTGCCATTCTCTCTTTTGTTTTCGGTATTCAGCCGACGTCTCCGCCGATTGACGTTATGTTGATGATTCTGGCAGTGGTCTCAGCTGCCGCCTGTATGCAGGCTGCCGGTGGTATGGACTACCTGGTACAAATGGCTGAACGTATTCTCAGAAGAAATCCAAAGCGTATTACTTTTATTGCGCCGGCGGTCACTTACTTCTTCACCATGTTTGCCGGTACGGGTCACGTCGCTTACTCTGTACTTCCGGTTATTGCAGAAGTTGCCCGCCGTACTGGTGTTCGCCCGGAGCGCCCTATGTCCATGGCGGTAATCGCCTCTCAGGTAGGTATTGTTGCCAGCCCGATTGCAGCGGCCACCGTTGCCATGCTGACTATTATGTCCACAAAGTATGACATTACCCTGGGACAGATTTTGGGAATAACGATTCCTGCAACGATTGTTGGCTTGTTCCTGGCTGCCCTGGTGAGCAATAAGCTGGGTAAAGAGCTGAAGGATGACCCTGAATTTCAGCGCCGCATGGAAGACCCGGAGTTTCGACGCAAGATGGAAGAGACGACCACGGTTTCTGTTGCTGAACTGAAGCCGGGCGCGAAAATCTCCGTTCTGCTGTTCCTGTTAGGCGCCGTTATGGTCGTTGTAATGGGGGCTATTCCTGCTTTACGTCCTCAGTTCAATGGCTCAGCCATGTCCATGGCTCACACCATTGAAATCATCATGCTGGCGGTATCTGCACTGATTGTATGGCTGGGTAAAGCTGATGTTGGTGAAGCAAGCCGTGGTGATGTATTCCTAGGAGGCTGTCCGAGAACTAGCTATTGA
- a CDS encoding ISNCY family transposase, which produces MRKKRNPQCSMELHYVPHEICSQLSGISQWLDAHPQFNDWIYEDLSSGDKQNTGRNGLSAESVLRAALLKQYLNCDYDYLSFVLMDSMLFRDFCRLEPNQRPSRSSLHGLISLLTASTWERINNCQLMTAKDQGIEKGRTVAIDSTVTESDIKPPCDSDLLASSVKEICRLLERGQTLTATPLYEYTHHNRAVKDAARKCIYAGKEERHQHYKKLLQLTRKSRKVLIEATVTLANARQQGQCLLADDADKWQADVDHLLPLVDAIVSQTERRVFKGEKVPAQEKVVSLYEPHTDIIVKDRRQVQYGHKLNLVQGKSRLILDLVIEEGNPADSDQFIPMMERQKEIYGRVPRQTSGDGGYACRANLEKAKAMGISDVAFNKKRGLEVEEMTKSQYVYKTLFRFRAGIEAGISWLKRCFGLSRCHCKGSERFDSHCWLSVVCYNLVILARHPAPS; this is translated from the coding sequence ATGCGCAAAAAACGCAACCCGCAGTGTAGTATGGAACTCCATTACGTACCTCATGAAATCTGCTCCCAGCTTTCCGGTATCTCGCAATGGCTTGACGCCCATCCACAGTTCAATGACTGGATTTATGAGGACTTAAGTTCTGGTGATAAACAGAACACTGGGCGGAACGGACTATCAGCAGAATCCGTTCTTCGTGCGGCACTCCTGAAACAGTATTTGAATTGTGATTATGACTACTTGTCGTTTGTTTTGATGGACTCCATGCTCTTTCGAGACTTTTGTCGCCTCGAACCAAACCAGCGCCCCAGTCGCTCCAGTTTGCATGGGCTCATCAGCCTTCTTACTGCATCTACATGGGAACGGATTAATAACTGTCAGCTAATGACCGCTAAAGATCAGGGTATTGAAAAAGGGCGCACTGTGGCTATTGACAGCACAGTCACCGAATCGGATATCAAACCTCCTTGCGACAGTGATCTTTTAGCCAGTTCCGTTAAAGAAATTTGTCGGCTGCTGGAACGGGGACAAACACTGACAGCGACACCGCTTTATGAATATACCCATCACAACCGAGCCGTAAAAGATGCGGCCAGAAAATGCATCTACGCTGGCAAAGAAGAGCGGCATCAGCATTATAAAAAACTGCTGCAGTTGACCCGAAAATCCCGGAAGGTACTTATCGAAGCTACTGTCACGCTAGCAAACGCCCGTCAGCAGGGGCAGTGTCTCCTGGCTGATGATGCCGACAAGTGGCAGGCCGATGTGGATCACCTGTTACCCCTGGTGGATGCAATAGTCTCCCAGACAGAGCGCAGGGTCTTTAAGGGTGAAAAGGTGCCAGCCCAGGAAAAAGTGGTTAGCCTGTATGAACCCCATACGGATATCATCGTAAAAGACAGGCGGCAAGTACAGTATGGCCATAAACTGAACCTGGTTCAGGGAAAAAGTCGATTGATCCTGGACCTGGTTATTGAGGAAGGTAACCCAGCGGATTCGGACCAATTCATTCCGATGATGGAAAGACAAAAAGAAATTTATGGTCGTGTACCTCGCCAGACAAGCGGTGACGGCGGATACGCGTGTCGCGCTAATTTGGAAAAAGCCAAGGCCATGGGAATCAGCGATGTAGCTTTTAATAAGAAGCGCGGACTTGAAGTCGAAGAGATGACTAAAAGTCAGTATGTGTATAAAACGCTCTTTCGCTTCCGGGCAGGTATTGAAGCGGGAATTTCGTGGCTAAAGAGATGTTTTGGGCTATCACGTTGCCACTGCAAGGGTTCTGAGCGTTTTGATTCTCATTGCTGGTTATCGGTGGTCTGTTACAACCTGGTGATTCTGGCCAGACACCCGGCACCATCCTGA